The following proteins are co-located in the Streptomyces sp. DT2A-34 genome:
- a CDS encoding YbjN domain-containing protein, with protein MSIDPSSIPNFGGKPEPQPGPPPGPVVPDQDLVKQLLDQMELKYVVDDEGDLAAPWEQFRTYFMFRGEGDQQVFSVRTFYDRPHQIDEKPQLLESIDDWNRRTLWPKVYSHTHDDGTVRLIGEAQMLIGTGVALEHFVSSTVSWVRAAIEFDKWLVEQLGLEQEINEAEKPEEEDGE; from the coding sequence ATGTCCATCGACCCGTCCTCGATTCCGAACTTCGGGGGCAAGCCCGAGCCGCAGCCCGGCCCGCCGCCCGGCCCCGTAGTCCCGGATCAGGACCTCGTGAAGCAGCTCCTGGACCAGATGGAGCTGAAGTACGTCGTCGACGACGAGGGTGACCTCGCGGCGCCGTGGGAGCAGTTCCGTACGTACTTCATGTTCCGCGGCGAGGGCGACCAGCAGGTCTTCTCGGTGCGGACGTTCTACGACCGGCCCCACCAGATCGACGAGAAGCCGCAGCTCCTCGAGTCGATCGACGACTGGAACCGCCGGACCCTGTGGCCGAAGGTCTACAGCCACACGCACGACGACGGCACCGTCCGCCTGATCGGCGAGGCGCAGATGCTGATCGGCACCGGCGTGGCCCTGGAACACTTCGTCTCGTCGACGGTCAGCTGGGTGCGGGCCGCCATCGAGTTCGACAAGTGGCTCGTCGAGCAGCTCGGCCTGGAGCAGGAGATCAACGAGGCGGAGAAGCCCGAGGAAGAAGACGGCGAGTAA